ACAATCCATTTGGAGCGTGTCACATGCAGACAGCGCGGGTTCGATTGGGGAAGGGCGGACGGCTCGTGATTCCGGCGGACTTTCGCAAGGCGTTGGGGTTACGCGAAGGCGACGAGTTGGTGGTGCAACTGTCGGGGGACGAGCTGCGGGTCTTCGCCGTCCGTCGGGCCATCCGCTACGCGCAAGAGATCGTGGGCCAGTATGTGGCGGCTCACCGGTCCCTCGCGGACGAGCTCATTCGGGAGCGGCGACAGGAGGCCGCCGATGAGTCGGTGGATTCTTGACGCGTCTGCGCTTCTCGTGATGTTGCACCGTGAGCCTGGCAGCTCCATGGTCGAGGACGCGCTGGCGGAAGATGCGGCCATCGCGGCGGTCAATCTCAGTGAAGTCGTGGCCAAGCTCAGCGATGCCGGCGTGCCCGAGCCAGCCATTCGCGAAGCGCTGAGTGCCATGCCGCTCACCGTGGTGCCGTTCGACGAGGATCTGGCCTACCGCGCCGGGCTCCTCCGCCGCTTGACCCGAGCCGCCGGATTGTCCCTTGGGGACCGAGCCTGCATCGCCCTCGCGCAACGGACGGGTGCACCCGTGTTGACGGCCGACCGGGCGTGGGCGACCCTATCGCTCCCCGCCGCCGTGCGCATCGTCCGCTGAAAGTTATGGGGCCGAGCCAATGAAGGATGTACGGCACGAGCCCTCACGCCAGGCGGCCACCCCGAGGGGTGGCCGCTCGCTTGGACTCTCTGGCACCGGCATCTCGCTAGCACCCGCACGGTGCCGGCGCCGGTGCGCCGGGCACGCAGAAGACCTGGCCCGGGAAGATGAGGTCCGGGTTGGTGATCTGCGGGTTGCACGCCAGGATGGCCTGCACTGTCGTCCCGAAGCGTTGTGCGATGAAGAAGAGCGTGTCGCCCGGCTGGACGGTGTAGGGGTTGCCGCAACCCGGCGGGCACGGCGGCGCGCCCACGCCCTGCGTCACGCAGAGAAACGTCCCGGGGTGGATCAGGTTGGGGTTGGTGATCTGCGGGTTGCAGGTCTGGAGCTGCTGCACGGTGGTGCCGAAGCGCTGGGCGATGTTGAACAGCGTGTCGCCGGGCTGGACGATGTAGAGCCCGCCGCATCCGCTGGGGCATGGCTGGGTGGGTGCGGGGGCACCCGGTACGCAGAGCACCTGTCCGACGAAGATCTGGTTGGGATTGGTGATCTGCGGGTTGCAGTTGAGGATGGCCTGCACCGTGGTGCCGAACCTCTGCGCGATGGTGAACAACGAATCGCCCGGCTGCACCACGTAAGGCCCGCCGCAGCCCGTCGGACAGACGATGGTCAGGGTCTGCACGGGGGTGCTGGTGTGGCTCATCCAGGTTCTCCCTCCTCGTGGCCGGCTGCCGTTGCCGGCACCCCTGCAGGGTATGAGGAGGTGCCGCCGGCGGGACGGGCCGCCGGTCCCGGAACCGGGCGCGCCGCCAGACCTGTGAGCGAAGGGGCCGACAGTCCTCCCGGCGAAGGGACAGGCAGTTCTCAGGGCGATCCCGGCCCGGCCTGTACGTGGCCGACGGCTCGAGGGTCGCCCGACTATGATGTGTTGCCACGGTTCCCAACTTCTTCACAACTTCTTCATGGTCACGCAACGCCGACCGGTAGACTGAGCCCGAGGACCTCCCCCGGGGCCCGACCCCGACCCCTGCAGCAGGAAGGAGTGGCCCGATGCGCATCCGACGCCGGCTCTTGTGGGTCGCCGGAGCGGCCGCCGTCGTCGTTGCCGTGGCCGCCCTGGCTTCGGTGGTCACGCCGCGAGACGCCGCAGTGCCCTCGCTCGCCACACGGCCGGCGGATTCGACGCCGTCCGGCGGACAGGCCCCCTTCGTGCCGGCAGGGTCCGCCCCGTCGCCGGCGGGCGCCGTCGCCGACGCAGGGGCCCTCGTGCGCTACACCGTCGTCGCTGAGGAGTCCGAGGCCCGCTACCGGGTGGGCGAGACGTTCCTGCGCTTCGACCGGCCCAACGTCGCGGTCGGCGTCACCCGGGCCATCAGCGGCGAGATCCTGGTGGACCCCGCTCGGCCGGCGGCGTCGCGACTGGGCACCTTCACGGTGGACATCAGTCGACTGCAGTCCGACGAGCCCCGCCGGGACCAGGCCATCCGTGAGCGCTGGCTGCAGTCCGCCCGTTTCCCCACCGCCCGCTTCGAGGCGACCGCCATCGAGGTGGACGAGGCGACGGGCGATGGCAGCGACGGCATCCCGGTCACCCTGCACGGCCGGCTCACCATCCGGGACGTGACCCGGCCGGTCACCTTCGATGGTACCTTCCGGCTCGAAGGCGATATCCTGCGAGCGTCTGCCCGCACCACGGTGAGGATGACGGACTTCGGCTTCGATCCGCCGTCCATCGCGGGACTGCTGCGGGCCAACGACGAGGTGCAGATCGAAGTCGACCTGGTGGCCAGGCCCAGCAACCAGCCGTGAGACCGCCCCGGCCCCGTACCCCACCCGGTAGCCACTGATCGCATTTCAACGATCGTCGAAGACCGCACGCATGGCGTCGTGACGGGGCTTTCGGCCCCGGGGTGGGCCATTTCCCTCTGTCGAGGAGGCGGTACGGCCACCTCTGCGTGGGCACGAAGAGCCCGTCAGACCCAGGCTCGAAACCCCTCGTCGCCAGTTCGTTACCGGCGGGGGAGCGCGATGAGGGCCTCGGTTCGCCGACTAGCGGATCTTAAAAAGCTATTTAAAAACCGCTAGTCGCGAACGGAGGACACCGCTCCCGGCCGTCCCTCGTCGGTTGCCCTTCGTCGGCTGGCCTGCCTCAGCTGCCCTCTCTCGGCTGCCCGTCCGCCGGCAGCGGCTGCTCGTCCGCCGCCAGTGTCCGCCTATCCGGCGGGGGCGTAGCCCTCGGCGACGAGGCGCGAGGAAGGGGCGCACAGGGGCAGGATTCGTCGGCCGCGAGGCATAGAGATCGTAATGAAGACCGTTTTCAGTGCGCCCCGGGGAATCCGCACGGGCTGCGTTGCGAGCCGGGAGAGCGAGACGGCGAGACGGGGCCGAGGCTTGGGGGTGCTGCTTTTGAAACTGGTTGCGATCCTGCCGGCGTCGGAACGGCTGGTAGCGCAGACAGCCATGCTCCAGGCGGTGCTGAGCGGCCACGAGACCGTGGTGGTCACCAGCGTCGCCGAGCTGGAGCCTCACCTCCCCAGCGTGGAGGTGTTGGTCTCGACCCCGTTCACCCCCATCACGGAGGCGATGCTGGCCGCCGCCCCCAAGCTTCGCTTCCTGCAGGTGGCCGGCGTAGGCGTCGACCACGTCGACCTCGATGCCGCCCGCCGCCTCGGGATCACGGTGGCCAACGTGGCCGGCGCCAACGCCGTCTCGGTGGCCGAGCACGTCGTGATGGCCATCCTGGCCCTCATGCGGGGACTCGTGGCGGCCCACGAGGCCATGCGGACAGGGGAGTGGCCCCTTGCCCGGTGGATGGCGACGGCCCGGGACCTGGCCGGCCGCACGGTGGGCATCGTGGGGATGGGGCGCATCGGGCGAGAGGTGGCGGCGCGCCTGTTGCCCTTCGGGGTGGCGTTGCTCTATCACGACGTGCGCCGCGTGCCCGCCGCTGACGAGGACGCCCTCGGCGTCACCCACGCGTCGCTCGACGACCTGCTGGCCTCGAGCGACGTGGTCACGCTGCACCTGCCGCTCACGCCCGAGACCCGCAACCTGCTGGATCGGGAGCGCCTCGGCCGCATGAAGCCAGGGGCTCTCCTCGTCAACACCGCCCGCGCCGAGCTGGTCGACGAGGCCGCCCTGGTCGAGGCATTGGGCAGCGGCCGGCTGGGCGGTGCCGCCATCGACGTCTTCGCCCCCGAGCCCCCGCCGCCCGACCACCCGCTGCGCCGCCTGCCCAACGTGCTGCTGACACCCCACGGGGCCGGCGTCACCGCCGAGGCGCAGGAGCGCATCGCGCAGGGTGCGCTCACCAACGTCCTGCGCTTCCTGGACGGCCATTCGCTGGCCGACGTGGTCGTGGAGGGCCACCGTTGAACGTCCGGGAGGCCTTCTTCGCCTGGCTACGGGCCCGGGAGGTGAGCCGCCTCTTCGGCAACCCGGGCTCCACCGAGATCCCGATGCTGGTCGGGCTGCCACCCGACGTGCGCTATGTGCTGGGGCTGCATGAGGCGGTGGTGGTGGCCATGGCCGACGGTTACGCCCAGGCCACGGGGCGCCCGGCCGTGGTGAGCCTGCACGCGGCCCCCGGTCTGGGCAACGCCATCGGCGCTCTGTTCACCGCCCGCAAGAACCGCTCGCCCCTCGTCGTGCTGGCCGGCCAGCAGGATACCCGCCATCTCCTGCAGGAGCCGCTGCTGGCCGCCGACCTGGTGGCCATGGCCCGCCCCGTCGTCAAGTGGGCCGCCGAGGTGGCCGACCCGGCCTCCGTGCCCGCCGCCATCGAGCAGGCCTGGCACCACGCCATGGCCGCTCCGCCCGGGCCGGCCCTGGTCTCGGTGCCGTCCAACCTGTGGGACATGCCGGCGACGGCGCCGCCCCCGTTGCGCCGGGTCGAGACGGCGGCGCTGCCGCCGGGGGTCTCGGCGCTCGTCGACGCCCTGGCGAGCGCCACGCGCCCGGCTCTCGTCATGGGGGCGGGTGTGGCCCGTGGGGGGCCGCAGGCCGTGGAGGCCGCCGTGGCCGTCGCCGAACTGTTGGGGTGCGACGTCTACGCCGACCCGATCGGGTCACGGGCGGGCTTCCCCACCGACCATCCGCTCTTCCGCGGTATGCTGCTGCCGGCCTCGCCCCGCCTGGCGCAGGCGCTGGCCGGGTACGACGTGGTGGCGGTGTTCGGGGCACCGCTCTTCCTCACGTACCCGTACCTGCCCGGGCCGCCCTTGCCGCCGGGCGTGCGGGCCTACCTGGTCACCGACGACCCCGCCGAGGCGGCTCGCTCCGCCGCCGCCGTCAGCCTGGTGGCCGACCCCGGCGCCGTGCTGGGGAGCTGGCGCGGCGGCTGCCCGCCCGGCCTATCCGCTCCCGAGCCGAGCGGTCGAGGATGCCCGCCTGCGGGCCGACGCCGCCCGTGCCCGGCGCCGCATGGGCGTCGCCTACGTGCTGCACACCCTGGGACGCCTGCTACCGCCCGACGCCGTGGTGGTCGACGAAGCCATCTCGGCCAGCCCGCTGCTTCGC
This genomic interval from Limnochorda sp. LNt contains the following:
- a CDS encoding AbrB/MazE/SpoVT family DNA-binding domain-containing protein; the protein is MQTARVRLGKGGRLVIPADFRKALGLREGDELVVQLSGDELRVFAVRRAIRYAQEIVGQYVAAHRSLADELIRERRQEAADESVDS
- a CDS encoding type II toxin-antitoxin system VapC family toxin — encoded protein: MSRWILDASALLVMLHREPGSSMVEDALAEDAAIAAVNLSEVVAKLSDAGVPEPAIREALSAMPLTVVPFDEDLAYRAGLLRRLTRAAGLSLGDRACIALAQRTGAPVLTADRAWATLSLPAAVRIVR
- a CDS encoding LysM peptidoglycan-binding domain-containing protein, with the translated sequence MSHTSTPVQTLTIVCPTGCGGPYVVQPGDSLFTIAQRFGTTVQAILNCNPQITNPNQIFVGQVLCVPGAPAPTQPCPSGCGGLYIVQPGDTLFNIAQRFGTTVQQLQTCNPQITNPNLIHPGTFLCVTQGVGAPPCPPGCGNPYTVQPGDTLFFIAQRFGTTVQAILACNPQITNPDLIFPGQVFCVPGAPAPAPCGC
- a CDS encoding YceI family protein; translated protein: MRIRRRLLWVAGAAAVVVAVAALASVVTPRDAAVPSLATRPADSTPSGGQAPFVPAGSAPSPAGAVADAGALVRYTVVAEESEARYRVGETFLRFDRPNVAVGVTRAISGEILVDPARPAASRLGTFTVDISRLQSDEPRRDQAIRERWLQSARFPTARFEATAIEVDEATGDGSDGIPVTLHGRLTIRDVTRPVTFDGTFRLEGDILRASARTTVRMTDFGFDPPSIAGLLRANDEVQIEVDLVARPSNQP
- a CDS encoding 2-hydroxyacid dehydrogenase: MKLVAILPASERLVAQTAMLQAVLSGHETVVVTSVAELEPHLPSVEVLVSTPFTPITEAMLAAAPKLRFLQVAGVGVDHVDLDAARRLGITVANVAGANAVSVAEHVVMAILALMRGLVAAHEAMRTGEWPLARWMATARDLAGRTVGIVGMGRIGREVAARLLPFGVALLYHDVRRVPAADEDALGVTHASLDDLLASSDVVTLHLPLTPETRNLLDRERLGRMKPGALLVNTARAELVDEAALVEALGSGRLGGAAIDVFAPEPPPPDHPLRRLPNVLLTPHGAGVTAEAQERIAQGALTNVLRFLDGHSLADVVVEGHR